From Carassius auratus strain Wakin chromosome 10, ASM336829v1, whole genome shotgun sequence, a single genomic window includes:
- the LOC113110301 gene encoding trace amine-associated receptor 7c-like, whose translation MSIWGATHTDNESVQFCFPNNNLSCTRNLKPGAEYIFVYIFISTISVFTVFLNLLVIISIAHFKELHTPTNVLIFSLAVADLIVGLILTPVQGIRLIEPCWYFGEIFCSIFLILFCVAVTASLGNLIIISVDRYIAVNDPLRYPARVNINRAVLSIVVNWVFSCMYSFFILYESIAYPEKNDTYVGKCMLFIKFGYIITDIIVILVTPCCIIMSLYMKICLIAKHQAEHINSLSDKKAKSEKKAARTLGIVVMVYLLCWIPYYIASLMLGQDTGDTLVINIMYWILCMNSCFNPLIYAMFYRWFRISAKYILTLKIFEPSSEYFNLFMQEK comes from the coding sequence ATGTCTATCTGGGGAGCGACACATACGGACAATGAATCAGTTCAATTCTGCTTTCCAAATAACAATTTGTCTTGTACCAGAAACTTAAAACCTGGAGCAGAGTACATTTTTGTGTACATATTCATTTCTACAATATCAGTATTTACTGTGTTTCTGAACTTGTTGGTGATCATTTCCATTGCTCACTTCAAAGAGCTCCACACTCCAACCAATGTGCTGATCTTCTCTCTGGCAGTGGCTGATCTGATCGTGGGACTGATTCTTACACCAGTACAGGGCATCAGATTAATTGAGCCATGTTGGTACTTTGGAGAAATATTTTGTTcaatatttcttattcttttctgTGTGGCTGTTACGGCATCTCTTGGTAATTTGATTATTATATCTGTGGATCGTTACATCGCTGTGAATGACCCTTTGCGATATCCAGCAAGAGTCAATATTAACAGAGCAGTTCTTTCTATTGTTGTAAACTGGGTATTTTCCTgcatgtattctttttttattttgtatgagtCTATAGCCTATCCAGAGAAAAATGATACATATGTTGgaaaatgtatgctttttattAAGTTTGGATATAtcataactgatatcatagttatTTTAGTAACACCGTGTTGTATAATAATGTCTTTATATATGAAAATCTGCTTAATAGCAAAACATCAAGCTGAGCATATAAATTCACTCTCAGACAAAAAAGCCAAATCAGAAAAAAAGGCTGCAAGAACCTTAGGGATTGTTGTCATGGTTTATCTTCTTTGCTGGATACCATATTATATAGCTTCTCTTATGCTTGGGCAAGACACAGGTGACACTCTGgtaattaatataatgtattggATTTTATGCATGAATTCATGCTTTAATCCACTTATTTATGCAATGTTTTATAGATGGTTCCGAATATCagcaaaatacattttgactCTGAAAATATTTGAACCTTCTTCAGAATACTTCAACCTGTTCATGCAAGAGAAATGA